A section of the Ornithinimicrobium sufpigmenti genome encodes:
- a CDS encoding helix-turn-helix transcriptional regulator — protein sequence MNLAEVHDESRTRDRVRRAVGESGPVSASALAGQLGLTPAAVRRHLDALREAGLITEYDGPVAGKRGRGRPARSYVLTPLGQDQFRTNYSGVATAALHYLADTAGPEAVEAFAEERMAELEQKLDVAVERAVEEEGRDDLDTRASALARALSEEGFAASTRPVGVGTGLAGIQLCQGHCPVRSIASEFRQFCDAETEVISRVLGVHVQRLATLAGGEHVCTTYVPTGAFGTGPPTPEQAANAPPRPYAIPEHTRQHTTEHTTEHTPAIPADERT from the coding sequence GTGAATTTGGCAGAGGTGCATGACGAGTCGCGGACCCGCGACCGGGTGCGCCGCGCCGTGGGGGAGAGCGGGCCGGTGAGCGCCTCGGCTCTGGCCGGTCAGCTGGGTCTGACGCCGGCGGCCGTGCGCCGCCACCTGGACGCACTGCGCGAAGCCGGGCTGATCACCGAGTACGACGGCCCCGTCGCCGGCAAGCGCGGCCGGGGTCGACCCGCCCGCTCCTACGTGCTGACCCCGCTGGGCCAGGACCAGTTCCGCACCAACTACAGCGGCGTGGCCACCGCGGCGCTGCACTACCTCGCCGACACCGCCGGCCCCGAGGCCGTCGAGGCCTTCGCCGAGGAGCGGATGGCGGAGCTGGAGCAGAAGCTCGACGTCGCCGTGGAGCGAGCCGTCGAGGAGGAGGGACGCGACGACCTCGACACCCGGGCCAGTGCGCTGGCCCGGGCCCTGTCCGAGGAAGGCTTCGCCGCCTCCACCCGCCCCGTCGGGGTCGGCACCGGGCTGGCCGGCATCCAGCTGTGCCAGGGCCACTGTCCGGTGCGCTCGATCGCCAGCGAGTTCCGCCAGTTCTGCGACGCCGAGACCGAGGTGATCTCGAGGGTGCTCGGAGTCCACGTGCAACGGCTGGCTACGCTGGCCGGTGGCGAGCACGTCTGCACCACCTACGTGCCCACCGGAGCCTTCGGCACCGGGCCCCCCACGCCGGAGCAGGCGGCCAACGCGCCGCCCCGGCCGTACGCCATACCCGAGCACACACGCCAGCACACGACTGAGCACACGACTGAGCACACCCCCGCAATCCCCGCCGACGAGAGGACGTGA
- a CDS encoding metal-sulfur cluster assembly factor — MTISTPPNVADIEEALRDVVDPELGINVVDLGLVYGVTVDAANHAVIDMTLTSAACPLTDVIEDQIAESLEGLVASHRINWVWMPPWGPDKITEDGREQLRALGFNV; from the coding sequence ATGACCATCAGCACCCCGCCCAATGTCGCGGACATCGAAGAGGCCCTGCGCGACGTCGTCGACCCCGAGCTCGGCATCAACGTCGTCGACCTGGGGCTCGTCTACGGCGTGACCGTGGACGCCGCCAACCACGCCGTCATCGACATGACGCTCACCTCGGCGGCCTGCCCGCTGACCGACGTCATCGAGGACCAGATCGCCGAGTCCCTGGAGGGTCTGGTGGCCAGCCACCGGATCAACTGGGTCTGGATGCCGCCGTGGGGCCCGGACAAGATCACCGAGGACGGCCGCGAGCAGCTGCGCGCCCTCGGCTTCAACGTCTGA
- the ypfJ gene encoding KPN_02809 family neutral zinc metallopeptidase, which produces MAVGGGVGALLLAVIVLLFGGDPGDVLGGGGQQQVSTNAQEVDLAQCRTGADANEFVDCRMKGGMASLENYWTRASPDTPPATAILFTGQVDTQCGAASSAVGPFYCPLDRQIYLDTSFFNQLQGQLGARGGSLGELYVLGHEYGHHIQNYTGALQASQQSRSGPESGAVRVELQADCFAGAWLGEVSRGQDALLEPPTEEQIRSALSAAAAVGDDSIQERVQGQVTPHTWTHGSSEQRTGWFMRGYQSADPNQCDVLNAGSVEDY; this is translated from the coding sequence GTGGCCGTCGGCGGCGGCGTCGGCGCGCTGCTCCTGGCCGTGATCGTGCTCCTCTTCGGCGGTGACCCTGGGGACGTGCTGGGCGGCGGTGGTCAGCAGCAGGTGTCCACCAACGCCCAGGAGGTCGACCTCGCGCAGTGCCGGACCGGCGCGGACGCGAACGAGTTCGTCGACTGCCGGATGAAGGGCGGGATGGCCTCCCTGGAGAACTACTGGACCCGCGCGTCCCCGGACACCCCGCCGGCGACGGCGATCCTGTTCACCGGGCAGGTCGATACCCAGTGCGGGGCGGCCAGCAGTGCCGTCGGGCCGTTCTACTGCCCGCTGGACCGGCAGATCTACCTCGACACCAGCTTCTTCAACCAGCTGCAGGGACAGCTGGGTGCCCGGGGCGGCTCGCTCGGTGAGCTCTACGTCCTGGGGCACGAGTACGGCCACCACATCCAGAACTACACCGGTGCCCTCCAGGCCTCGCAGCAGTCGCGGTCGGGGCCGGAGTCCGGCGCAGTCCGGGTCGAGCTGCAGGCCGACTGCTTCGCCGGTGCCTGGCTGGGTGAGGTCTCCCGCGGCCAGGACGCCCTGCTGGAGCCGCCCACGGAGGAGCAGATCCGTTCAGCCCTGTCGGCCGCCGCAGCTGTCGGGGACGACTCGATCCAGGAGCGGGTGCAGGGGCAGGTCACCCCGCACACGTGGACCCACGGCTCCTCCGAGCAGCGGACGGGCTGGTTCATGCGCGGCTACCAGAGCGCCGACCCGAACCAGTGCGACGTGCTCAACGCGGGCAGCGTCGAGGACTACTGA
- a CDS encoding SufS family cysteine desulfurase gives MTTDRSTTHRAAGLGFSAEELAAVRADFPLLTRRVRDDRPLVYLDSGATSQKPRVVLDAEREYYEQHNAAVHRGAHQLAEEATEAFEGARATVASFLGASADEVVFTKNGTEGLNLLAYAFSNAAAPGALDGADPVWADRLRLGPGDEVVVTEMEHHANLVPWQEVCRRTGATLRWIGVTDDGYLQDPSDVIGEATRVVALTHVSNVLGTLNDLGPDSPVIRAAQAVGALVFVDACQSAPHLDIRSLTDAGSGVDALVFTGHKTLGPSGIGVLWARRGLLEAMPPFLTGGSMIEIVRMEGSTWAPPPAKFEAGVPMAAQAVGLAAALDYLTDLGLDRVHAHDQALVRHTLKVLGERPWVRVLGPADPADRVGAVSFVVDGVHPHDVGQVLDDSGVAVRTGHHCAWPLHRRLRVPASTRASFGVYTTTEEIDQFALALDRVPQIFGMEASA, from the coding sequence ATGACGACGGACCGGTCGACCACGCACCGCGCAGCGGGCCTGGGGTTCAGCGCGGAGGAGCTCGCCGCGGTGCGCGCCGACTTCCCGCTGCTCACCCGCAGGGTGCGGGACGACCGGCCGCTCGTCTACCTCGACAGCGGTGCCACCAGCCAGAAGCCGCGGGTGGTGCTGGACGCCGAGCGGGAGTACTACGAGCAGCACAACGCTGCGGTGCACCGGGGCGCGCACCAGCTCGCCGAGGAGGCTACCGAGGCGTTCGAGGGCGCCCGGGCGACCGTCGCGTCGTTCCTCGGGGCCTCCGCCGACGAGGTGGTCTTCACCAAGAACGGCACCGAGGGGCTGAACCTGCTGGCCTACGCCTTCTCCAACGCCGCCGCGCCCGGAGCGCTGGACGGGGCGGACCCTGTGTGGGCCGATCGGCTGCGTCTCGGGCCCGGAGACGAGGTCGTCGTCACCGAGATGGAGCACCACGCCAACCTGGTCCCCTGGCAGGAGGTCTGCCGCCGCACCGGCGCCACCCTGCGCTGGATCGGCGTCACGGACGACGGCTACCTGCAGGACCCCTCCGACGTCATCGGCGAGGCGACCCGGGTGGTGGCGCTGACGCACGTCTCCAACGTGCTCGGCACCCTCAACGACCTGGGTCCGGACTCGCCGGTGATCCGGGCCGCGCAGGCCGTGGGAGCGCTCGTCTTCGTCGACGCCTGCCAGTCTGCGCCGCACCTGGACATCCGGTCCCTCACCGACGCCGGCTCGGGCGTGGACGCGCTGGTCTTCACCGGGCACAAGACGCTCGGCCCCTCCGGGATCGGGGTCCTCTGGGCCCGCCGCGGGCTGCTGGAGGCCATGCCGCCCTTCCTCACCGGGGGTTCGATGATCGAGATCGTCCGGATGGAGGGCTCCACCTGGGCCCCGCCGCCGGCCAAGTTCGAGGCCGGGGTGCCGATGGCCGCGCAGGCAGTGGGCCTGGCCGCGGCCCTCGACTACCTGACCGATCTGGGGCTCGACCGGGTGCACGCCCACGACCAGGCCCTGGTGCGGCATACCCTCAAGGTGCTGGGGGAGCGCCCGTGGGTGCGGGTCCTCGGCCCCGCCGATCCGGCCGACCGGGTCGGGGCCGTGAGCTTCGTCGTCGACGGGGTGCACCCCCACGACGTCGGGCAGGTCCTGGACGACTCCGGGGTCGCCGTCCGGACCGGGCACCACTGCGCCTGGCCCCTGCACCGGCGCCTGCGGGTGCCGGCGTCGACCCGCGCCAGCTTCGGGGTCTACACGACCACCGAGGAGATCGACCAGTTCGCCCTGGCCCTGGACCGGGTGCCGCAGATCTTCGGGATGGAGGCGAGCGCCTGA
- a CDS encoding ABC transporter permease → MSAPAPAPTRVLAQARFEAAGLLRHGEQLLISVVLPLMALVGLTLVPYPDLSVGAFEGVKRIDVVAPGVVALAVMSTAFTGQAILMGFERRWGVLRLLGTTPLGRGGLLTAKALSVLVVLAIQLVVLGGTAVALGWRPSLVGLAPALLAVLLGTAAFAALAACLGGSLRAEAVLALANLVWVLLAAAGGVLIPAGALPGALATVVSLLPSAALGDLLRTALVHGALAWAPLLILLVWAVVATLLARRLLRWSD, encoded by the coding sequence GTGAGCGCCCCCGCCCCCGCCCCCACCCGGGTCCTGGCCCAGGCCCGGTTCGAGGCAGCCGGCCTCCTGCGGCACGGGGAGCAGCTGCTCATCTCCGTCGTCCTGCCGCTGATGGCCCTGGTCGGACTCACCCTGGTGCCCTACCCGGACCTGTCGGTCGGCGCCTTCGAGGGCGTGAAGCGCATCGACGTGGTCGCACCCGGGGTGGTGGCGCTCGCCGTCATGTCCACCGCCTTCACCGGTCAGGCCATCCTCATGGGCTTCGAGCGTCGGTGGGGGGTGCTGCGCCTGCTGGGCACGACCCCGCTGGGTCGCGGCGGCCTGCTCACCGCCAAGGCGCTGTCGGTGCTGGTGGTCCTCGCCATCCAGCTCGTCGTGCTCGGCGGCACAGCCGTGGCGCTGGGCTGGCGCCCGTCGCTCGTCGGGCTGGCGCCCGCCCTGCTCGCCGTGCTGCTGGGCACCGCGGCGTTCGCCGCCCTCGCCGCCTGCCTGGGCGGCTCGCTGCGCGCCGAGGCCGTGCTCGCACTCGCCAACCTGGTCTGGGTGCTGCTGGCCGCCGCTGGCGGGGTGCTGATCCCGGCGGGTGCACTGCCCGGCGCACTGGCCACCGTGGTCTCCCTGCTGCCCTCGGCGGCCCTGGGGGACCTGCTGCGCACGGCGCTGGTGCACGGTGCACTGGCCTGGGCCCCGCTGCTCATTCTGCTGGTCTGGGCGGTGGTCGCCACCCTGCTGGCGCGCCGCCTCCTGCGCTGGTCGGACTAG
- the sufC gene encoding Fe-S cluster assembly ATPase SufC yields the protein MTTLEIKNLHVSVETEDGPKEILRGVDLTINSGETHAIMGPNGSGKSTLAYAVAGHPKYTVTEGQILLDGEDVLEMEVDERAQAGLFLAMQYPVEVSGVTVSNFLRTAKTAIDGEAPKLRTWVKDVKVAMDALRMDSSFAERNVNEGFSGGEKKRHEILQMELLQPKMAILDETDSGLDIDALKVVSEGVNRVKETTGLGVMLITHYTRILRYIEPDHVHVFVDGRVAESGGKDLADRLEAEGYDRYLTAAV from the coding sequence ATGACCACTCTTGAGATCAAGAACCTCCACGTCAGCGTGGAGACCGAGGACGGCCCCAAGGAGATCCTCCGCGGTGTCGACCTGACCATCAACTCCGGCGAGACCCACGCGATCATGGGCCCGAACGGCTCCGGCAAGTCCACGCTGGCCTATGCCGTCGCCGGCCATCCGAAGTACACCGTCACCGAGGGGCAGATCCTGCTCGACGGCGAGGACGTGCTGGAGATGGAGGTCGACGAGCGCGCCCAGGCCGGCCTGTTCCTGGCCATGCAGTACCCCGTCGAGGTGTCCGGCGTGACCGTGTCCAACTTCCTGCGCACCGCCAAGACCGCGATCGACGGCGAGGCCCCCAAGCTGCGCACCTGGGTCAAGGACGTCAAGGTCGCGATGGACGCGCTGCGCATGGACTCCTCCTTCGCCGAGCGCAACGTCAACGAGGGCTTCTCCGGCGGTGAGAAGAAGCGCCACGAGATCCTGCAGATGGAACTCCTGCAGCCCAAGATGGCGATCCTGGACGAGACCGACTCCGGCCTGGACATCGACGCGCTCAAGGTCGTCTCCGAGGGCGTCAACCGCGTCAAGGAGACCACCGGGCTCGGCGTCATGCTGATCACCCACTACACCCGGATCCTGCGCTACATCGAGCCCGACCACGTGCACGTCTTCGTGGACGGCCGCGTCGCCGAGTCCGGCGGCAAGGACCTGGCCGACCGCCTCGAGGCCGAGGGCTACGACCGCTACCTCACGGCCGCGGTCTGA
- the sufB gene encoding Fe-S cluster assembly protein SufB, whose translation MSTNIEELNPGLKDLGKYEYGWADSDEAGASARRGLSEDVVRDISGMKNEPDWMLQTRLKGLRLFGKKPMPHWGADLSDIDFDNIKYFVRSTEKQATSWEDLPEDIKNTYDRLGIPEAEKQRLVAGVAAQYESEVVYHQIREDLEEQGVLFLDTDTALREHPEIFEEYFGSVIPVGDNKFAALNTAVWSGGSFVYVPKGVHVEIPLQAYFRINTENMGQFERTLIIADEGSSVHYVEGCTAPIYKTDSLHSAVVEIIVKKNARVRYTTIQNWSNNVYNLVTKRATCEEGATMEWIDGNIGSKVTMKYPAVYLLGEHSKGETLSVAFAGEGQHQDAGSKMVHAAPNTSSTIVSKSVARGGGRSSYRGLIQVLEGATNSRSSVVCDALLVDQISRSDTYPYNDIREDDVQMAHEATVSKVSENQLFYLMSRGLSETEAMAMIVRGFVEPIARELPMEYALELNRLIELQMEGAVG comes from the coding sequence ATGAGCACCAACATCGAGGAGCTCAACCCGGGTTTGAAGGACCTGGGCAAGTACGAGTACGGCTGGGCCGACAGCGACGAGGCCGGCGCCTCCGCGCGCCGAGGCCTGTCCGAGGATGTCGTCCGCGACATCTCCGGGATGAAGAACGAGCCCGACTGGATGCTGCAGACCCGGCTCAAGGGCCTTCGCCTGTTCGGCAAGAAGCCGATGCCGCACTGGGGCGCCGACCTCTCGGACATCGACTTCGACAACATCAAGTACTTCGTGCGGTCCACGGAGAAGCAGGCCACCAGCTGGGAGGACCTGCCCGAGGACATCAAGAACACCTACGACCGTCTGGGCATCCCGGAGGCGGAGAAGCAGCGCCTGGTCGCCGGCGTCGCCGCGCAGTACGAGTCCGAGGTCGTCTACCACCAGATCCGCGAGGACCTGGAGGAGCAGGGCGTCCTCTTCCTCGACACCGACACCGCGCTGCGCGAGCACCCGGAGATCTTCGAGGAGTACTTCGGCTCGGTCATCCCGGTCGGCGACAACAAGTTCGCCGCGCTGAACACGGCCGTCTGGTCCGGTGGCTCCTTCGTCTACGTCCCCAAGGGCGTGCATGTCGAGATCCCGCTGCAGGCCTACTTCCGGATCAACACCGAGAACATGGGCCAGTTCGAGCGGACCCTGATCATCGCCGACGAGGGCTCCTCGGTGCACTACGTCGAGGGCTGCACCGCGCCGATCTACAAGACCGACAGCCTGCACAGCGCCGTCGTGGAGATCATCGTCAAGAAGAATGCCCGCGTGCGCTACACGACCATCCAGAACTGGTCGAACAACGTCTACAACCTGGTCACCAAGCGCGCCACCTGCGAGGAGGGCGCGACCATGGAGTGGATCGACGGCAACATCGGGTCCAAGGTCACGATGAAGTACCCGGCCGTCTACCTGCTCGGCGAGCACTCCAAGGGCGAGACGCTCTCGGTCGCCTTCGCCGGCGAGGGCCAGCACCAGGACGCCGGCTCCAAGATGGTGCACGCCGCCCCGAACACCTCCTCCACCATCGTCTCCAAGTCGGTGGCCCGAGGCGGTGGACGCAGCTCCTACCGCGGGCTGATCCAGGTGCTGGAGGGCGCCACGAACAGCCGCTCCAGCGTCGTCTGCGACGCGCTGCTGGTCGACCAGATCTCGCGCTCGGACACCTACCCCTACAACGACATCCGCGAGGACGACGTGCAGATGGCCCACGAGGCCACCGTCTCCAAGGTGTCGGAGAACCAGCTGTTCTACCTGATGTCCCGCGGTCTGAGCGAGACCGAGGCCATGGCGATGATCGTGCGCGGGTTCGTGGAGCCCATCGCGCGCGAGCTGCCGATGGAGTACGCCCTCGAGCTCAACCGCCTGATCGAACTGCAGATGGAAGGAGCCGTCGGCTGA
- a CDS encoding dicarboxylate/amino acid:cation symporter, producing the protein MSFGTQVLIGLVLGIVLGLVARASGASADNPTWLSETMRIIGSSFVTLLRTIVPPLVFLAIVSSIANLQQVANAARLAWQTLVWFAITALASVVIGITVGLLLDPARGAGVTAADAAEPGRTGGWLDFLTGIIPANMLGLGASAGQDDSISLSFNVLQILVVAIAVGVAVVKVGKEAEPFLNFTRSALAVVQKVLWWIIRLAPLATVGLLGNAIVAYGWDTIGSLGRFTLAVYVGLLLVIGVLYPLVLRFNGLSVRQFFSGAWPAIQLGFVSRSSIGTMPVTQAVTERNLGVPRAYSSFAVPLGATTKMDGCAAIYPAIAAIFVAEFFGMQLGLTEYLLIAFVAVIGSAATAGVTGATVMLTLTLSTLGLPLEGVGLLLAVDPILDMGRTATNVAGQSLVAAVVAKREGILDQDAYDAPRRGLPWATEAPAEDQADHHLEPVTVGATQGQVAEASDEAPHPQDGRSGARTSAETDTTQR; encoded by the coding sequence GTGTCCTTCGGCACCCAGGTCCTGATCGGCCTGGTGCTCGGCATCGTGCTGGGCCTGGTCGCCCGGGCCAGCGGCGCCAGCGCCGACAACCCGACCTGGCTCTCGGAGACCATGCGGATCATCGGGTCCTCGTTCGTCACCCTGCTGCGCACCATCGTGCCCCCGCTGGTCTTCCTGGCCATCGTCTCCTCGATCGCCAACCTGCAGCAGGTCGCCAACGCCGCCCGGCTCGCCTGGCAGACCCTGGTCTGGTTCGCGATCACCGCCCTGGCCTCGGTCGTCATCGGCATCACCGTCGGCCTGCTCCTGGACCCGGCCCGCGGCGCAGGTGTCACCGCGGCCGACGCGGCCGAGCCCGGCCGCACCGGCGGCTGGCTGGACTTCCTCACCGGCATCATCCCGGCCAACATGCTCGGGCTGGGCGCCAGCGCCGGCCAGGACGACTCGATCTCGCTGTCCTTCAACGTCCTGCAGATCCTCGTCGTGGCGATCGCCGTCGGCGTCGCTGTGGTGAAGGTCGGCAAGGAGGCCGAGCCCTTCCTCAACTTCACCCGGTCCGCGCTCGCCGTGGTCCAGAAGGTCCTGTGGTGGATCATCCGGCTCGCGCCGCTGGCCACCGTCGGTCTGCTCGGCAACGCGATCGTCGCCTACGGCTGGGACACCATCGGCTCGCTCGGCCGGTTCACCCTGGCCGTCTACGTCGGCCTGCTGCTGGTCATCGGCGTGCTCTACCCGCTGGTGCTGCGCTTCAACGGCCTGTCGGTGCGGCAGTTCTTCTCCGGCGCCTGGCCGGCCATCCAGCTCGGCTTCGTCTCCCGCTCCTCGATCGGCACCATGCCGGTCACCCAGGCGGTCACCGAGCGCAATCTCGGCGTGCCCCGCGCCTACTCCTCCTTCGCCGTGCCGCTGGGCGCCACGACGAAGATGGACGGCTGCGCGGCTATCTACCCGGCGATCGCCGCGATCTTCGTGGCCGAGTTCTTCGGGATGCAGCTGGGCCTGACCGAGTACCTGCTCATCGCCTTCGTCGCGGTGATCGGCTCGGCCGCCACCGCCGGTGTGACCGGCGCGACAGTCATGCTCACCCTGACCCTGTCGACCCTCGGGCTGCCTCTGGAGGGCGTGGGTCTGCTGCTCGCCGTCGACCCGATCCTGGACATGGGCCGCACCGCCACCAACGTGGCCGGCCAGTCCCTGGTCGCCGCGGTCGTGGCCAAGCGGGAGGGCATCCTCGACCAGGACGCGTATGACGCGCCTCGCCGCGGTCTGCCCTGGGCCACCGAGGCTCCCGCGGAGGACCAGGCCGACCACCACCTCGAGCCGGTCACCGTGGGCGCCACCCAGGGCCAGGTGGCGGAAGCGTCCGACGAGGCCCCTCACCCCCAGGACGGCCGCTCCGGCGCGCGCACCTCGGCGGAGACGGACACCACGCAGCGCTGA
- the sufD gene encoding Fe-S cluster assembly protein SufD produces the protein MSLLIGEHDEKTHVDPAAQVSGERIPDESRASRFRSFDVEAVPVPTGREEEWRFSPVDRLGNVFTDAPTDDRGDDHAATFTVETPEGVTVGTLAPGQAPRGTVLVPEDRGAVVASANTPEALHLTIGANAEVTEPVRVKVHGNGVGRRSNAHYVLQAERHSKALVILDHTGSADHTGNLEVIVGDGAELTVVTLQRWEDDAIHLGQHEALVNRDGTYKHIAVSLGGGIVRVNSNVRYDGPGGDATLLGVYFADAGQHLEHRSFVDHNAPHTTSLVTYKGALQGDGARTVWVGDVLIRKEAEGIDTYELNRNLVLTDGARADSIPNLEIETGEIAGAGHASSTGRFDDEQLFYLMSRGIGKDDARRLVVLGFFADIVAKIRVPEVVDKIMAAIEAELELTSSIEAGQESAQA, from the coding sequence ATGTCGCTTCTGATTGGCGAGCACGACGAGAAGACCCATGTGGACCCCGCCGCCCAGGTGAGCGGTGAGCGCATCCCCGACGAGAGCCGGGCCTCCCGGTTCCGTTCCTTCGACGTGGAGGCCGTCCCGGTCCCCACGGGCCGCGAGGAGGAGTGGCGCTTCAGCCCGGTCGACCGGCTCGGCAACGTCTTCACCGACGCCCCGACCGACGACCGCGGTGACGACCACGCCGCCACGTTCACCGTCGAGACGCCCGAGGGCGTCACCGTCGGCACCCTGGCCCCCGGGCAGGCCCCGCGCGGGACCGTCCTGGTGCCCGAGGACCGCGGCGCCGTGGTGGCCAGCGCGAACACCCCCGAGGCGCTGCACCTGACTATCGGCGCGAACGCTGAGGTCACCGAGCCGGTGCGCGTCAAGGTGCACGGCAACGGCGTGGGCCGGCGCAGCAACGCCCACTACGTGCTCCAGGCCGAGCGGCACAGCAAGGCCCTGGTCATCCTGGACCACACCGGCAGCGCCGACCACACCGGCAACCTTGAGGTCATCGTCGGTGACGGCGCCGAGCTGACCGTCGTCACCCTGCAGCGCTGGGAGGACGACGCGATCCACCTCGGGCAGCACGAGGCCCTCGTGAACCGGGACGGGACCTACAAGCACATCGCGGTCAGCCTCGGCGGCGGCATCGTGCGGGTGAACTCCAACGTGCGCTACGACGGCCCCGGCGGTGACGCCACCCTGCTGGGCGTCTACTTCGCCGACGCCGGCCAGCACCTGGAGCACCGCTCCTTCGTCGACCACAACGCCCCGCACACCACCTCCCTGGTCACCTACAAGGGTGCGCTGCAGGGTGACGGTGCGCGGACGGTCTGGGTCGGCGACGTGCTGATCCGCAAGGAGGCCGAGGGCATCGACACCTACGAGCTCAACCGCAACCTGGTGCTCACCGACGGCGCCCGCGCCGACTCCATCCCCAACCTGGAGATCGAGACCGGTGAGATCGCCGGTGCGGGGCACGCGAGCTCCACGGGTCGCTTCGACGACGAGCAGCTCTTCTACCTGATGTCCCGAGGCATCGGCAAGGACGACGCCCGCCGCCTGGTGGTCCTGGGCTTCTTCGCCGACATCGTCGCCAAGATCCGGGTCCCGGAGGTCGTGGACAAGATCATGGCCGCGATCGAGGCCGAGCTGGAGCTGACCTCATCCATCGAGGCCGGCCAGGAGTCCGCCCAGGCATGA
- a CDS encoding non-heme iron oxygenase ferredoxin subunit, translated as MSEPVRVCSVDELPAGVGAAVAEIEGRRVTIARDSAGQIHAFDDTCTHANVSLAEGEIEGGLIECWLHGSQFDMATGEPRQLPATQPIAVHTVTVGDDGSVFVTLAA; from the coding sequence ATGAGCGAACCGGTCCGTGTCTGCTCGGTCGACGAGCTGCCCGCAGGAGTCGGTGCGGCCGTCGCCGAGATCGAGGGTCGCCGGGTGACCATCGCCCGCGACTCTGCCGGGCAGATCCACGCCTTCGACGACACCTGCACCCACGCCAACGTCTCGCTCGCCGAGGGCGAGATCGAGGGCGGGCTCATCGAGTGCTGGCTGCACGGCTCCCAGTTCGACATGGCCACCGGCGAGCCCAGGCAGCTGCCCGCCACCCAGCCGATCGCGGTGCACACCGTCACCGTCGGCGACGACGGGTCCGTCTTCGTGACCCTCGCCGCCTGA
- the sufU gene encoding Fe-S cluster assembly sulfur transfer protein SufU, translating into MDLYGELILDHAKRPQHAGLREPYDVEVNHVNPTCGDEISLRVHVAGTSGAAAADGAEGVVLRDVSYDALGCSISVASASVLAEETIGRPVPEALEVYGHLRAMLTSRGKDAGDPEQIGDGVAFAGVARYPTRVKCALLPWTALLDALARAGVDISAASSATDPAP; encoded by the coding sequence ATGGACCTCTACGGCGAGCTCATCCTCGACCACGCCAAGCGGCCCCAGCACGCCGGGCTGCGCGAGCCCTACGACGTGGAGGTCAACCACGTCAACCCCACGTGCGGCGACGAGATCAGCCTGCGGGTGCACGTGGCCGGCACCAGCGGCGCCGCCGCGGCCGACGGTGCCGAGGGCGTCGTGCTCCGGGACGTCTCCTACGACGCGCTGGGCTGCTCCATCTCCGTCGCCTCCGCCTCGGTGCTCGCCGAGGAGACCATCGGCCGCCCGGTGCCGGAGGCGCTGGAGGTCTACGGCCACCTGCGCGCGATGCTCACCAGCAGGGGCAAGGACGCCGGCGACCCCGAGCAGATCGGTGACGGCGTCGCCTTCGCCGGGGTGGCCCGCTACCCGACCCGGGTCAAGTGCGCGCTGCTGCCCTGGACCGCACTCCTGGACGCCCTGGCCCGCGCCGGCGTCGACATCTCGGCGGCCAGCTCCGCCACCGATCCCGCCCCCTGA
- a CDS encoding acVLRF1 family peptidyl-tRNA hydrolase gives MSQTRRVEVSPERLPGWVERFAASHGEVAWSVASGDPDEPLDRHGRPAVWCGQAADGSWARLEGWTDAHPGQAADGPLAAGARSWWAAPGPLLLLLVRRGGYAVAVATAEGELVAHKVGTRRVQGRTAAGGWSQQRFARRRGHQADELVEAAVGHARRILGEGEDKAGAPVGAVVLGGDPALGDQALHLLAVGPQKRLHGIPRRTLPDLADPRRAVLDDAVRRALAVRVTVHNAR, from the coding sequence ATGAGCCAGACCCGCAGGGTCGAGGTGTCCCCGGAGCGGTTGCCCGGCTGGGTCGAGCGGTTCGCCGCCTCGCACGGGGAGGTCGCGTGGTCGGTGGCGTCCGGCGACCCGGACGAGCCGCTGGACCGGCACGGCCGGCCGGCCGTCTGGTGCGGTCAGGCCGCGGACGGCTCCTGGGCACGGCTCGAGGGCTGGACCGACGCCCACCCGGGGCAGGCCGCGGATGGCCCCCTGGCCGCAGGTGCCCGGTCCTGGTGGGCGGCTCCCGGACCGCTGCTGCTCCTGCTCGTCCGCCGAGGCGGGTATGCCGTGGCAGTCGCCACGGCCGAGGGCGAGCTGGTCGCGCACAAGGTCGGCACCCGCCGGGTGCAGGGCCGCACTGCCGCCGGCGGTTGGAGCCAGCAGCGCTTCGCCCGACGCCGTGGCCACCAGGCCGACGAGCTGGTCGAGGCCGCCGTCGGGCACGCCCGACGGATCCTGGGGGAGGGGGAAGACAAGGCCGGTGCCCCCGTCGGTGCCGTGGTGCTCGGCGGTGACCCAGCGCTGGGCGACCAGGCGCTGCACCTGCTGGCGGTGGGACCGCAGAAGCGGCTGCACGGCATACCTCGACGCACGCTGCCGGACCTTGCGGACCCTCGCCGTGCCGTCCTGGACGACGCCGTGCGTCGGGCGCTGGCGGTGCGCGTCACGGTGCACAACGCCCGCTGA